In Micropterus dolomieu isolate WLL.071019.BEF.003 ecotype Adirondacks linkage group LG09, ASM2129224v1, whole genome shotgun sequence, the DNA window GTTCAGAATTAGTATCAGAAATATTTTGATACAAATTtacattgtattattattattgtttgttttgaatatcTGTTCCCAGAATGCAATATTGATAGTGAGTGAATTATCCTGTTGAAGCAAACTGAATTGAGTGCTAGAGCTGTAACGATATGTTGATTAAtcatcaactattttgataatcgattaatcattaaagtaatttattaaactaaaatgtcaaacatctctgattccagcttcatGAATATTAGGCCATGTTGCTTGTCTTTACTTTATATAATTGCaaattgaatattttctggttttggaACGTtggtcaaaaaaaaaaggaatttgaaGATGTCATTTTGGGCTCTAGGAAATTACAACggcattttttaaaactatttttaaaacaatttctcGATTAAATGCCAAAATAAGTAATGGAAGTcattgttagttgcagcacaaaaaaaccccacacaaaTGTAAGAGTTTTCAACCAAATGTTGTTGATTTGTTGGATTTGGTGTCTCGACCTCTAATGAGACAAATAttctatatttgttttttaggaTGTGCAATCTTTTGTGGGGTATCTGTGACAACTTTTCTGCACACACATCTGCTTCcttaaaaagaaatattcaattGTTCATATGATCTCATTTTTCACCTTTTTCTAATATTTCTTATTGTCAGACAACAAACACTAGAGGCAGCAattgaaataaatcaataagtgactttttattgttttacaacattattttgcattttttatttgtaagtaATATAATTCACTTTGAAATTAAAGGGCCTAATTAAATCTACTTTGATTCAATGttgtaaaacataaatacatttatagcCACCATATGAGACTTTGTCAAGTACAGAACGATAAATTCCTGGACTTGTTACCATCGTTGTCCCGATTGTTTTCACAGTCCGTTGATCTTTATCAAGATTGAGACTGTAGGCTAttcacagtttgtttttatagatatacagtatatgtatagATAATAagattattaatatataaataatttttcatttagctgacacttttatccaaagcgacttgcaCTTGTTATATATGTCATGaagttgcacacctctggagcaactgtgGGTTAAgtctcttgctcagggacacatagGATAACACTACTTTTAATTTGATATACTGTGAGAAAGAACATTTTGCTGGTTATACTTCCATACTTTTACTTATAATGTTTATCATGAAGGACTTTTATTTGTAAGTAATTTACATTGCTGTAGTGGTACATTTTATAAGGTGAAGGGGTCTGAATTCTTGAATttatacaatataaaataacacttgcTTTACAAAATACTAAGTGCTAAAGGAGTGTGATAAATCGGATGTTTTTGAATCTTATTCTTCACTCAGTTAAAACTGTTCTGGCCTTTTCGCAGACAAGTTGCCAACTACCTTGAGGAGTTTCAGTCCAGAACCTCAGACAACATGGAGGAGATGAAGACGCGTTTCGACCCTTTTTTTGCTCATGTGCGTGACAACGTCCAGGCAAAGATCACCTCCCTGAGTGATCTGCTGAGGTCGCAAGTGGACAATGTGAAGGACAAGATTCAGACCAAAGCTGAGGACATCAAGGAGCGCTTCGAGAAAACCGCCGAAGACCTGCGATCCACCCtggaggagaagatggaggagcTGAGCAACTGGTTTCAGCCTTTTGTCTCCATGATGAGTGGTAACATGTAAAATCCTGTAATCAAGCAGTCTGGACTATCTGTTTATCCAtcattttttctgtttaaaaccaCCCCTGAAAAGGATTCATAAATAAAGATACTCAGCTGTTAAAAGGGAAGTCATCTTGTCTAAATccattgttttcacattaaatgactaaaactagAAGGTGAATGAATTTGAAATTGGGAAACAACAATGTGTCTTGTTTAAAGGTCATCTGCTCTTATTGAAATTGACTTTTTGCTTTTCAACTTTTAATCCACTATGTCGGTTCTGAACATTTGTTTGGGGTGATGTGGCTGAAAACAACCCATTGACTGCAGTGGGATTGTTTCATTTttctataaaacaaaatatatgtcATCAGAATCATTTTAAGCAtgctatattaataataatatatttttctattaGGCATTTTAGGCACAACATCAAAACTCCACACACAGTAACTTTAATTAGATGAGCTTTATGCAACCATCAGCACTAAAAACATCCCCAtgagaaaaattataaaatCAGATATGTTTTTAAAGGTCCTGCTCAGTATTTTCAGCTGTTCCGAGAATCCTTTTTACTATATAGTCCTATGGGGAGACCACGTCTCACTAGTTTATTCTGAGGGTTTTCATATAGTGTTTATGCTAGATTTTTATGAATGGAACTAAAGTGAATTTTTGAATCACTTGGCTGCATTATGGGCTCGATGTGAACCAAATTATTGTGCATATATGATATATCTAAAGAGATGAGTTGATTTACTGCTCACAGTATAGGCCCATACTAGCAGTGGTGTAAGTACCTACGTGCGACCATGCAATGCGCCGGGGCCCATCTGATTACAAGGACCCAGGAGGGAGAGCAACAATTGCTACGTGGATCGTGATTAGATGCCTCCTGTAATTCATACTGTGTTGACATAATGAGTTGCTGTGTTTGTCTTGATTGGTATTTGTTCTGTGGTTATTGACGTACTGTGTCAGCTACTTTCTGTTGATTTGTTACTGTAGGCTGGGTAAAGCTATTTCGGTTGTTTGCCAGTCAGAGACAGCAGATTTGAGTCGAGGACAGGCTGTGAGATTTGCCTTTGGCACTTTGGCTACTGTCAAGCAGGGGTGCAGGTTTGCAATAGCGTGGAGTCGTTTTGTGTCTGTACGCCGTGTGTTCACGAACAAGCTTTTAGGGGTGAGAGGCACAAGAAAAATGTTTGCAGCGGGGGCCAATCACAAATATGTTACACTGCTGCACATTATACATAGACTACAGTAGATTGTCTGATGAAAGCAGGGCACATACCATATAAGGGACTAACTATTCACTACTCAAATCCTGTGGGGAACCCACAACATTAAAAGGGAAACAGAGATAACACCAAATGTGATATTTAATTGACTTCAGCTGTTATTCTGAACTCATGAATTATGATTTTCCTAGAAAAAATCgcttttgtaatattttcaatAGCATCACATGCAACAATTTCTTATATTTAATCTGCATACTTTATTTAGACATATGTAGGTTCaataaaaaatgcacataaaaccGTAATTTTTTAGGAAACTTGCAAATACTTCGAGAAGTTACTAGCTTGCAGGGACAGCACGTGAAGCAAGCTACGCACGGTGAAACCAGACTTGTACACAAACGTCATTTGTACATCCAATCACATTTCTTCATACGTTTCTTTCAACCAATCACAAAACAGGAAGCACAACGTCGTGTTAGGTAGTCGctcttcagtgttgtcatttCAAAACATGCCCATCATGTTCAAAGCAGATCATTTTTTCTGATTGTTGGTTTCCGTCACGATGGGCAGCGTTTGTAGAGAAGTCATCACTCTGCAGTTGGGACACTATTCAAACTTTGTTGGGACTCACTGGTGGAATTTACAGGTGAGGAACACACTAACGGCTAACGGcgaagctagctagctagcgttagcttcgCATGTGTTGTCAAACTTCAGAGACCACACTGTGTTTCTGCTCTGAGCTGTAGAGATGGCGAACAGTTAAAGTCATTTTAACAGACAGAGGACGGGCGATATAAttaagctgccatacaggagtaaGAACGTAAAGATAATGTTAGCCGCCAGGGTTTATGATGCTAAAGGCTAAAGATGCTAATTcgtcagaatcaggtttattgccaggtacattttcacatacgaggaatttgccattgtaacgttatatattggTGCTTAACAgtacatgtaaatatagaaaGAGTAAAAACCTGGGCCTTGTTGAGGAGGCCCgctgcagacagaaagaaactgtTCATGTGGCtggaggttttggtcctgatggagcgcagcctcctgccagagagtcctggaggcgtacaggtcctgaaagGCTGGAAGATGGCACCCGATCAACTTCTCaacagagcgaatgatacgctgcagcctgcccttgtccctggtgGTGGCAGCAGCATACTAGATGGTGACGGAGGAGGTGAgaatggactcaatgatggcggtgtagaagtgcaccatcattgtctttgacAGGTTGAACTTCTCcagctgccacaggaagtacatcctctgctagGCCTTCTTGGTaagggagatgatggtgcccaggaagcagaatgACTTCGCTTATCAGTCTATTTGTGATCAGATAATCACATTTTTAGACAGAAATTTGTGAGATACTCTAGTTTAagatacaaaacaataaaatatattccTGTATAAGTCTGCATCCAGCAGATAAGATATCCTTTAGAGGTAGTTAATTGTGTGAGTGCACAGCCCACATGAATGTTTTCCAAACATACTGctgcagggctgaactatgtcTCCTGTGCAAAGTTCTAATAACATCTGCCACACAAAGGCTTCCCTCTTAAAACCTTTTATACCTTTTAAGGAAGTTGGGCAAGTGTGTTACCACTTTTAGATTATTCCTCTGCCAGGTATCTTTACATGGTAGTTATTTTAACAAAACCTTTAAGCCCTAATGATTATTTCCATAATTGTATAATAAAACGGTTGCCTATTTCTTTTCATCCATTAATCGACAAAGCATAATCAACATAATTTGTTATTGATGCAGTGTGagtgttttcatttatattttgtatgatTTCCATTTTATAGAACCACTTGTTCAGAATAAATGTACATGAAAACAGCCATGAGTCCTCTTCACAATGCCCCATCTGTTTTACCAGTTATCCCAGAATAAATGCCTACATAATGTCTGAATGTCATAATGTCTGAAACAAATGAAACTCCATGTGAATATCCTAATTATATTCTATTTCTGCTACTAATTGGACTTCAGTTGGTCATAACAACCTCAATGTTTTTCTCTGTAAGGGTCTGCAATAAGCGAAACACTTTGTTGTAAAATCTTAGTGCATCTTAAGAGTTTATAAAAACTATTATGTGCATCCTCATGTTGAACTAATAGTGGTATACAAGTTGTTGGTTTTCAGTCTATTTTCTTTTCACCACTGAGAGTTCTGTCAGATTTAATGTATCGATGCTGATGACAGTATCTTCTTAGATGGAGCTGAATGCATTGTGGTAATTTTGGTCATATTTTCATACTTCATGGTCTGTGACGAAACAAAATGACGATGGGCTTGTATTTGTTTGCAGGATGCGTCTTTATCGTATGATCCAGAGACGCCACCCGGTGACATCCAGAGCGACGTTGTGTTTCGTGAAGGACAGACTCTGGCCGGACATGTCACCCACACACCTCGCCTCATTGCCATGGATCTCAAAGGTGACTTTTCCTATCACATTGGTGTTTTGATTTCAATGTTTACTTTTTTGTGTACTTCTTTAATTACATTATCAAAGGTTTGTTTAtggttttataaaataatttggaTGTGTATGATGCTTGTAAGGTGAATCACCTGCTTTCTGTTCATCTGTAACAGGAAGTCTTCGGACTCTACGGCTGCAGGGAAGCCTGTATGACGCTGGTAAAGACACCTCTGCTGTCACATGGTAAATGAGAGAGTCTCTGTATGTGCACTAATCTCTGTGTTTACAGATTTCAGGGCCCAACCTATTTTGTCACCAGTGTATCACTAGGGGATTATTGCAccttttcaacattttggggaGTTTCTATGaagcactttgtttgttttggcacCTTCTGTTACACATTTGTTTTGGTGTAATGAAATACTGTAAGATTAACAACAACAATCCATACAGTGGTTTTTACATACTAAATGAAACCACCATTGATCTATATGTTAGATCCAACACAGTTTCCTTTCTTATTAACCCAAGAGTCTTTGTTTGGACAAtgcttggtgtttttttttttgtcaaataaaaacGTGCTCCATCTGGCAGGGGGGGAAGCCTCACGATGCACGAAGAAAGTCCTCCTGTGAAGAACCCCTTTCTTGAAGATCTGGACAAGTTGGATGTGAGTATTTATGGTAGAAATAAAACGGACAAGTAGCTTAATGACACATAAGATTTTCCATCACAATATTGTCTCGAGATGGTGACAGtaggaataaaaaaattaaaaaaatgtctaaGCAGCATTACTTACAGTTTGTAGAGCTGTTTGCTAAATGAAAACTGTCTCGTCGCTGCTCTATATTTGAATAAGTATCTTCATTTAGTAGCTTTTAAGTCATTGAATCAACATTAAACAAAAATCATCACTAAAAGTACAGTTTCCAAAGCTTCCAAACAGGGCAGACTCTGTTTTCATCATTCATCAAAGGTTTCTTAGGTTTCTAGCtacatttgctttgttttacCTGCCAAGTAGATATTCAGAAGAGGGTAGGACCAAGTCATGGCAGGTTACTGGCAGAGAGAGCAAACCTATCCATCACAGCCTGGATTTACTAGCTTGATGGATTCCATACTGCTTCTAATTCTAATCCTACAGTAGAGGCATACTATTGTAGCTTCATGTAAACATtctcaaaaaaataattgtctTATCTTGACAGCTGTTTTTTGTCTCCAGAAAGGGGAAATCCTGGATGAAGCAGATATTTTATCTAGTGCCCAGCCTTGGCACTCAGGTAAGAAAAACcttaataaacctttttttaaactctgcATGACATCCAAGTTAACGCTCTGTAAACTCTCCCACCAGCAGCTGGATTGAGAGTGGATACTGTGAACAGACAGCTGGCTAAAGTCCAAAAGGGCTACAGGCTGGAGGGCAGCGTGAAGGTGTGGTCGGACTTCCTCAGGATCCACCTGCACCCTCGCACCATCTCTGTCATCCACCAGTACAACCATGATGGGTAAAGTGCAATGTCAAGATTCCTATGCTTAGTTGAACAAAATGAGGGAACGCGTTTTATTCCAGAATAAAATtcctatttgtaacattttcatatttcttcCACAAGTCCAAATGATGGAAAACCATATTTTAACATCCCATGGTCAAAGACTTAAAATGGGCAAAAGAGGGGAAGACATCACATCAGTGTAGTTATAGAATTTCTACTAAGAGGCAAAGCTTCAAATGAAGACTAAAGCATATCAGGGAGAACTTAAAGATACAGTATGTAACTTTCATTTGGTTGTCTGGCAGAAATGGACTCTTCATCCAGTTTGAAGTCACATTTTTATGATACACTTTCTAGATCTTGGTCATTTTTAACTATATAGTTTAATTGGATGTCTGGATCTTAAGTTCGCAGAAAAACTGAGGAGGAGGCTCCCTGTAAAAACCTCCTTAATGATGAACACTGACAAGTGAGAATGATGATGAACAACTTTACAACAACATCATTAAGCCCAGACTAACATTTCATTACAAGAGTGAGCACGAGATAACAATTCATAGCAAGAAATAACTATATAAAGAAATCACAACAATAACATACTATACTGACTTTTCTCCAGTAGATGTCAGGCTTTGCAAATATTTGTGCTTGAATCACAGACTGCTCTCTGTGTGCTGAATCTTTAAATCTTGTTGCACTTCTGACTGCATCCTAAGTAGAGATCTCTAAACCTTTCACAGCTGATTTAAAAGAAGGCATGGTGTAACGTCAATAATTGGATTGTTTTATAGTCAATTGGTACAGTATGAGTCTCAACACAGTtctatatttgtatttgtgggTGTTCAGGGAGGCTCATCGTCTGGAGGCTTTTGGCCAGGGAGAGGCTCTCCTGCAGGGGTCAGTGCTTGAGGAGCTGGAGGACAAACTACACTTCTTTGTAGAGGAATGTGATTACCTTCAGGTAAGTTACCTGTTTTTAATCCCAATAAATAATTTGtactatattataataaaaacacgTAGTGTATTTTACATTTCCAGTTTTATTGCTGATGTATTTCATTCCCATCTACTCATACAGGTTCATTCAGAGGTTCTTTTGTTCTTACCAATCCTTTTCATTactgctctctcctctctctgtatcCTGTTTACCTCTCAGGGTTTCCAGGTTTTGTGTGACCTGGCTGATGGCTTTGCAGGCctggggtcaaaggtcacagagATGCTACAGGACTCTTATGGCGGAAGAGGCATCCTAACCTGGGGGTTAGTGCCTGTCAGTCACCCAGATTCAGTAAGTCACAAACTCGGTCAACTCAGCATCTCTCTGGCTGTTTTATCTCTAACTGTTTTGTGTGAGATTGTGttaaaactgttgttttctAAATGGGCTTCTGTACATACGGTGTTGTTTCTGTTCAACCAGACGCCGATGAAGGACCTCTACCACCAATTAAATTGCGCATTAGGGACAGTCCACTTGGCCAGTAACAGCTCTTTCTTCTGCCCGTTGACCCTGCGTGGTGGACTTGGCAGACGACCCTCCTCCCCCACAGCATTCCCCCACCTAACTTATGATGTAAGCgttcactgtttttgtttaacttttcaagtgaagttttatggtaataTGAGGTGATAGAAAGTTTCGTTAGGTCAAATTTATAATTTTTAGGACTTCTTCAATGccttattttgacatttttattgactttgttttcattaaatttagataaatacacatatttaataaagaaacatgattgtaaatggaaataaaaataaaagtaaactcTTTCTGACCTCTGCACTAGCACTAAACCACATGTTTAGTTTTGTGAAActtaattataatatttttaagaTTTTGAGTTTAGACATGATTTAAGGACATTTTAAGACTTACAGACACACTGCTATATGTGCTTTTACTTTTCATCATGGTTTAACAACATCTGTTTGTCCCCGTCTTTCCTCTGTCCCAGCCCTCACTGTGGTACCACTCCAGCTCTGTCCTGGCATTGGCCCTGGACGCCCTCACTTCGCCTTACAGGCTGAGGAACAACAGCGTCCCCATGTGGCAGGTGGCAGATTCGCTGGCTGTGTCTGGGAGAAAGGTGACTTACTGCTGCTGGATTAgtcctgttattattatttacgtTATGTTCACGTCTCTGTAGAGAAGACTCTGAGCTTATGGTGCCTGGTGTAATTTAAATTGTAGGTGGTGGCTGCTTATGGTGCCCTCCcctttcccatgatgcatggcagCTCTCTCCCTGACGCCCTGAGTGCCTGCACAGATGCGTTGCCCTGGAAACCCCTATCCGCTTGCTCTGAACCTAACGATGGCCGATGCTACGGCCAGTGGACAACACTCAAAGGCTTTGAGGGCCAAAGACTAATCAGGTCAGAATTTCATGAATACATTTGTAATGTACCATTCTTTCACATACTTTAAACAtaagaattaaaaatgtatctaCACTGAGCATGTTGTGTCTATTGTGACAtaactttatacttttataaatcatttaaaGACAAGCGGAGAACCAGCTGAAAGTGCTTGAGCGTGGCTTTCAGACAGTATCTCATGTATGTCTGTACTTtaacaataatttaaataaatttttaaaacGTTGAAATACATACAGCAGctttatatattgttaaattGAAAAATTATAAGTCAGAGTTTAAAAGGTGCAAATTAATGTATGGAAACATAGCTAAAATGAACCAAGTGACCTTGTTCTTAGCTTACATACATTACAAGGTACTGAATCCATCAGAATGTAAGTGTTTCATCAAGTCATACAGTTGCATGAGGTCAGGTTACTTTACTAACTAGTAGAGATAGAAAGACCACATTCAGTTAAGAGTTCTGTGTACAATTATCAAGTAAGAAAATGGATTTTAGAAACAGGCATTAAACAACCTCCCAATCATAACTTTAAAACTGAACTCTCCTGTAATGTGTTAAATCATTATCTCTCCATCAGCTCTCTGGCTCCAGGGACACAGCCACCCACCCCCCTGCACAGCCTCCACAGTGGGGAAGACGTCCTGGCCTCCTACATCAGATCTTTCTATCCTACAGCTCCTCTGTGAGTCCCCGTGCTGTGAACTAACAAATCTCTGTTTATCTTTAgagtaaactaaatattttaacCCAACACTGGTCTTCACTCTCTCAGGGCTCTGCAGTTGGTGTCTACTCCCAGTAAACTGACGCCACCTTTCCCTCAGATATTCAGTCAGTCCCTCAGTGTTGAAGGTTTCCTGCAGAGCCAGCCTCCCCTGCCTGGCTGTAAGCATATttctattttactttacttgttgttgttttttttgtagcttGAAACAGCTTTTCCTCAGCTTGGAtttgatgttttaataaaaaaatctctATCTTGCAGCTTCACCCACTGTGGTCTCTTCTGCACCCATCATGACTTCCCTCCAGTCTGCGCCAGCACTTTGCCCGTGGCTGTCGGAGCTGCATCGTGGTGCCAGCGCTTTCGACATCCGCCGTGTGGCCTCCAGCTTCCTCTCCCAGGGTCCCGAAATAACAGACTACCAGGAGGCCCTGGAGCAGCTGCGCCTACTAGCCCGCTGTTACCGAAACAACAGTGACGGAGTgatgttctcctcctcctcagaggatgatgaagactgACACTGACCATCTTAAGGTCCATGATCTGGACAGACTGCTAACCCTAGTAACATCAGCCTGCATGcgcgacacacacacagagcagaagaggagctgtgcctCTGGTTTGGGACCAGAACAGAATTACATGGTAACAGAAAGACAGATACATACAAATTAATTGGTTTAGACCTCTGAAAGAGATGTGTACTGTTTAGAAAGATGAAGAATGTAGCATCATGAGACGACTAGACTGTATCAAATCCTCAAATGACTGTtcatttgtaattgtttttataaGTGTACACTATAAAGTGACCATTTGTGTTGATGGAACACTTGTGTGCACAGGCACTTGAAAGAGTAAATAACAGATGTTGACACAGTGTACTTCAAACCAGAGTTCTCAATCCTGCTGGAAGCTGCTTATCTCATTTGTAACCAGCAGCCACAAAAATAATTAGTCTTCTATTAAACAATTTAAAGCCAGCAAGTGCTTTGTATTTTACTTGTCATTTGCAAATGTCAGCTTTCAGCAAACTGTAGACATTTATGCAGTTTAAAGGACACAGTTGACGTTGAGACAAGACACTCAATGTTTGACTCAGTCTGCCTGTGGCATTCAGCTCTAAAGCCATTCATTTTAACAAAGTAGTAAATCTTAACAGGTAAAaggttatttaaataaaaagctttaATTTTCTAAACATGTTGGGCTGTTTCATAACAGAAGAAAGTAGTGACAGCAGTGGATTTGCCTGATAAAGGTCTAGCACCAAAACATTTCCATCTTTAAACTTGTTTTTGCAAGTTAGTGTGTGGGAGTTTTTGTATGTGGCTTAAATTCACATTTAGTTCTTGTAAAAGGTATTGCCccaaaaataaaactgctcATGTTCACGGTAATGAAGGTACATTAACAGTACAATAGTGCTCCTGTTTTATTAAGAATTGTGTTAATAAAATTGTTTAATACTATTAGCCTTAATATTTACCTTACAATAAAGGGTGACGGTAGCCATCCACTATTCCAGTTAGTTGTAATAAAATTGGCTGTGTGGAAAAGGAATCAATTATTCCTGAGAAGTTTCCTCCAACTTTCGTATGGACATATGCCTAGATTTAAAATTAATACCCTTATTTACTGTCAGACTTGAAATCTGCAACCAATAAATGAAGCCACCAATGATAAATGCAGAGCaggctttttttatttgaaataaaatgataCATGGATTTCACAAAAGGTGAGATGTTGGAACATATTCCCACCCAGCATTTTGACAAAATGGTATGCTTctacatttgattaaaaaaaaagctaagaCACATACTATCATTTAAACTTATAAAACTGAGATTGCACCCTGTGAGTTTTACAAACTCCTCCATACAAGACAGCtctaatgaaaaaaatatgtcgAGTAAAAGGAAAATGAAATGGAGTAGCGTGTGCATAAAAGACATCGAGCATGAGTGCCTGGTTTTCTACAGCTATTTATCAAAAAACAGGAGGAGGGGTAGTGTTGTGGGATTTGGGGAATGTAATTGGAGAACAGGGGGCAACACTAGGATAAGGGCTCATGACAAACTGTCCAAATTCTGAACTAAGAGCGGGAACGGGAGCGAGAACGAGACTGGGAGCGAGATTTGGAGCGGGACTCTGAACGAGAGGCGGATCGGGAGTGGGAACGGGCTTTGGTGGGTGAGGGGGAGCGGGATTTGGACTTTGACTTTGATTTAGACCTGGCTCTGGATTTGGATTCAGCAGGGGAGCGTGAACGGGAGCGAGAGCCCCTCTCAGGCTCGCCACCCTCATCATCGCTCTTGGGCTGATCGCGGCCCTTTGAGCCAGACTTCCTAGAGCGATCCTTAATTCCTGATCTAGAGCGAGATCTGGAGCAAGAGCGAGATCTGGACCTGGAATCATCCTTCTTGCTCTTCTTCCCGTCTTTCTTGCCCTTTTTGCTCTTGGGGCTGCGACTTCTGCTGCGGTCCTTATTCTTCTGAGCACCGTTGCTGcgctcttcttcctccttcttgcTCTTGGCCTTATTCTTCTTGCTATGAGATCGGCTGCGGGAGCGAGAAGCCGCTCTGTGGACACAGAGTGCAGAACTTAGTGCCGTTTGATTCCTTGCAAAAAACAAATGCCCTCACAGGACTTGGATTACCACTGTTCCTACAACAACATACTACCAGACTAAATGCCCTTTCACACAGAGCACATCACATAAGAGGCCCAAACATTTGCTGCCAAAAATAATCTACATCTATCATAACAAATTTGAGGATAAACTATCAGTGCCGATCCACTGTCCAAAAGGTGATGTAGCCTTGGGCGCTTAAATTGATTTAATCTACAGCcataaaacacattcacaggCTACAAAACAGCTACTAGTTGCAATCTCTGGTTACAGGCTGCATGTGCACTTTTATACAAAAGTGTGCTCTTACTTCTACCTGGTTAATGAGGCTATCAGTGCAGCATGCAGTGACTTTTTGGAGATGCCTAGTTTTGAAGTCCCCACACCTATCTTGTTCAGCTTGCTCGTTCAACAGCTTTAACAAGTTGTTGAACGATTTACTACAGAAATACCATGTCATTTTCAAGTTCTTACCTGGAGCGGGAGCGGCTGCGACTGCTGCTCTCACTACGGCTGCGGCTCTTGCGAGACCGGCGGCTCCTGGAGCGGGACCTGAAAAAACACATTCGTTCATCATTTTCTCTGAAAAGTATGATCATGTGACAtttgtcaaacaaacatcttaCATCTGGAGAATAAGCTTTGTAG includes these proteins:
- the msto1 gene encoding protein misato homolog 1 isoform X1, with the translated sequence MGSVCREVITLQLGHYSNFVGTHWWNLQDASLSYDPETPPGDIQSDVVFREGQTLAGHVTHTPRLIAMDLKGSLRTLRLQGSLYDAGKDTSAVTWGGSLTMHEESPPVKNPFLEDLDKLDKGEILDEADILSSAQPWHSAAGLRVDTVNRQLAKVQKGYRLEGSVKVWSDFLRIHLHPRTISVIHQYNHDGEAHRLEAFGQGEALLQGSVLEELEDKLHFFVEECDYLQGFQVLCDLADGFAGLGSKVTEMLQDSYGGRGILTWGLVPVSHPDSTPMKDLYHQLNCALGTVHLASNSSFFCPLTLRGGLGRRPSSPTAFPHLTYDPSLWYHSSSVLALALDALTSPYRLRNNSVPMWQVADSLAVSGRKVVAAYGALPFPMMHGSSLPDALSACTDALPWKPLSACSEPNDGRCYGQWTTLKGFEGQRLISSLAPGTQPPTPLHSLHSGEDVLASYIRSFYPTAPLALQLVSTPSKLTPPFPQIFSQSLSVEGFLQSQPPLPGSSPTVVSSAPIMTSLQSAPALCPWLSELHRGASAFDIRRVASSFLSQGPEITDYQEALEQLRLLARCYRNNSDGVMFSSSSEDDED
- the msto1 gene encoding protein misato homolog 1 isoform X2 gives rise to the protein MGSVCREVITLQLGHYSNFVGTHWWNLQDASLSYDPETPPGDIQSDVVFREGQTLAGHVTHTPRLIAMDLKGSLRTLRLQGSLYDAGKDTSAVTWGGSLTMHEESPPVKNPFLEDLDKLDKGEILDEADILSSAQPWHSAGLRVDTVNRQLAKVQKGYRLEGSVKVWSDFLRIHLHPRTISVIHQYNHDGEAHRLEAFGQGEALLQGSVLEELEDKLHFFVEECDYLQGFQVLCDLADGFAGLGSKVTEMLQDSYGGRGILTWGLVPVSHPDSTPMKDLYHQLNCALGTVHLASNSSFFCPLTLRGGLGRRPSSPTAFPHLTYDPSLWYHSSSVLALALDALTSPYRLRNNSVPMWQVADSLAVSGRKVVAAYGALPFPMMHGSSLPDALSACTDALPWKPLSACSEPNDGRCYGQWTTLKGFEGQRLISSLAPGTQPPTPLHSLHSGEDVLASYIRSFYPTAPLALQLVSTPSKLTPPFPQIFSQSLSVEGFLQSQPPLPGSSPTVVSSAPIMTSLQSAPALCPWLSELHRGASAFDIRRVASSFLSQGPEITDYQEALEQLRLLARCYRNNSDGVMFSSSSEDDED
- the srsf4 gene encoding serine/arginine-rich splicing factor 4 isoform X2, which codes for MKTAFPIRPRPGGEDAMGLGTDVGSALIGGYGRWGRDRYGPPIRTDYRLIVENLSSRCSWQDLKDYMRQAGEVTYADTHKGRRNEGVIEFRLYSDMKRALEKLDGTEVNGRKIRLIEDRPGAKRKRSYSRSHSRSRSRSRSRRSRKSRSRSESSSRSRSRSRAASRSRSRSHSKKNKAKSKKEEEERSNGAQKNKDRSRSRSPKSKKGKKDGKKSKKDDSRSRSRSCSRSRSRSGIKDRSRKSGSKGRDQPKSDDEGGEPERGSRSRSRSPAESKSRARSKSKSKSKSRSPSPTKARSHSRSASRSESRSKSRSQSRSRSRSRS